One window from the genome of Rhizobium sp. Pop5 encodes:
- a CDS encoding aspartate aminotransferase family protein: MSTDLMPNRFTPGEATIPMRESELIARRDNVLGNSYRLQYRRPVHFIRGEGMWLYDPDGRRYLDFYNNVPSLGHCNPEVNAAMTEQASRISANTRYLEPRLVDYAERLVGTFPQELNRVVFTCTGSESNDLALRIARLVSGCEGVIVTSHAYHGTSAATAMVSPNLGDAVKLSPAVRMVSLHGPAGVSEMQAAAFFEEQVRSAIADLNRRGTGVAALLFDSIFSSDGVWVDPPGFIAGGVNAVREVGGLVIADEVQPGFGRTGKNMWGFERHEVVPDLVTLGKPMGNGFPIGAVVGRKTAMDRFGAAARYSNTFGGNTVGIAAADAVLTILHRDRILEHAHVMGERLRVGLQQLATRHPGVRDVRNAGLFFGIDIGLDGMGAAGRRAMALEIVNLLRDDGVLISTTGANEDTLKVRPPLVCQAEHVDRFLEAIEHALRKAAAPV; this comes from the coding sequence ATGTCCACAGATCTTATGCCTAACCGTTTTACCCCTGGTGAAGCCACGATTCCAATGCGCGAATCTGAGCTTATCGCGCGCCGGGACAACGTACTTGGGAACTCGTACAGGCTCCAATACCGCCGACCCGTTCATTTCATTCGCGGCGAGGGCATGTGGCTCTACGATCCCGACGGACGTCGTTATCTGGACTTCTATAACAACGTGCCTTCTCTGGGGCATTGCAATCCGGAAGTAAACGCCGCGATGACGGAACAAGCCAGTCGAATTAGCGCAAACACGCGATATCTCGAACCGAGGCTTGTCGATTATGCCGAACGGCTTGTGGGCACGTTTCCTCAGGAGCTGAACCGCGTTGTATTCACCTGCACGGGCAGCGAATCGAATGATCTGGCGCTCCGCATCGCCAGATTGGTTAGCGGCTGTGAGGGCGTGATCGTCACGTCCCATGCCTATCACGGCACAAGCGCGGCCACGGCGATGGTGTCGCCCAATTTGGGCGACGCCGTCAAGCTGAGTCCTGCCGTCCGGATGGTCTCGCTGCACGGGCCCGCCGGCGTATCCGAGATGCAAGCTGCGGCATTCTTTGAGGAACAGGTCCGATCGGCCATCGCCGATTTGAATCGACGTGGCACTGGCGTAGCGGCCTTGCTCTTTGACAGCATTTTCTCCAGCGACGGCGTATGGGTGGATCCGCCTGGTTTCATTGCGGGCGGAGTCAACGCGGTGCGAGAGGTGGGCGGCCTCGTGATTGCCGATGAAGTTCAGCCAGGCTTCGGGCGGACGGGCAAAAACATGTGGGGTTTTGAGCGGCACGAAGTCGTTCCGGACCTCGTCACTCTCGGTAAGCCGATGGGCAATGGATTTCCGATCGGCGCGGTTGTCGGCCGCAAGACAGCGATGGATCGCTTTGGCGCTGCCGCCCGCTACTCAAACACCTTCGGCGGCAATACCGTCGGGATCGCGGCAGCGGATGCCGTCCTGACCATCTTGCATCGAGACCGGATCCTGGAGCATGCGCATGTCATGGGCGAGCGCCTGAGGGTGGGATTGCAGCAGCTTGCCACACGGCATCCGGGTGTTCGCGATGTCCGAAATGCCGGCCTGTTCTTCGGCATTGACATCGGGCTGGACGGAATGGGGGCGGCCGGTCGACGCGCCATGGCACTGGAGATCGTAAACCTGCTGCGTGATGATGGCGTTCTCATCAGTACGACGGGCGCCAACGAGGATACGCTCAAAGTTCGTCCTCCGCTCGTTTGCCAGGCGGAGCATGTGGACCGATTCCTCGAAGCCATCGAACATGCGCTCAGGAAAGCCGCCGCACCGGTGTGA
- a CDS encoding FAD-binding oxidoreductase: MSPLLKRIQSDQELPAKADVVVIGGGIVGASAAFFLAERGLTVALVEKGYVGGEQSSRNWGWCRRQNRDERELPLSGISMQAWDQFAAKIDEDVGFRRCGLFYATDDPRQLAEWEQWLDIARQFDVNTKMLSAREAHDRIPAQGRSWLGGVHSVDDGKGEPAIAAPTIANGARKFGATIHQECAARGLDIVNGAVAGVITEKGIIRSQAVLNAGGAWASLFCRQYGVQFPQASVRQTAIRTRPTANLGEAIYTPECSLTRRLDGSYTLAISGRATLDITPQGIRYARWFMPMFLKRLKAVQIGVGRSMFHGPEALARWTKDTISPFERIRVLDPTPSRRTIEAILEGVTEQFPALKGVEIVDSWGAYVDCTPDAVPVISASDHVKGLYLAAGGSGHGFGIGPGIGRLAADLVANDRPCVDPTPFRLSRFFDGSRVEVGGL, encoded by the coding sequence ATGTCACCACTCCTCAAACGCATACAGAGCGATCAAGAGCTTCCCGCCAAGGCGGACGTCGTCGTCATCGGCGGTGGGATTGTCGGTGCCTCGGCGGCATTTTTTCTTGCGGAGCGGGGGCTCACCGTTGCTTTGGTGGAAAAGGGCTATGTCGGCGGTGAGCAGTCCAGCCGAAACTGGGGCTGGTGCCGTCGGCAGAACCGGGATGAGCGCGAATTGCCGCTCTCGGGGATTTCCATGCAGGCGTGGGACCAGTTTGCCGCCAAAATCGACGAGGACGTCGGCTTTCGTCGATGCGGTCTGTTCTACGCGACTGACGACCCTAGGCAACTGGCGGAATGGGAACAATGGCTTGATATCGCGCGGCAATTCGACGTCAACACGAAGATGTTAAGTGCCCGCGAAGCGCATGACAGAATTCCTGCGCAAGGCCGCAGCTGGCTTGGCGGCGTCCATTCGGTCGATGATGGCAAAGGCGAACCGGCCATTGCCGCGCCGACGATCGCGAACGGCGCCCGCAAATTTGGCGCGACCATCCACCAGGAATGCGCTGCACGAGGCCTCGATATCGTCAATGGCGCAGTTGCGGGAGTGATCACCGAAAAAGGAATTATCAGATCGCAGGCCGTTCTGAACGCCGGGGGTGCGTGGGCCTCCTTGTTCTGCCGCCAATACGGCGTCCAGTTCCCACAGGCAAGTGTGCGCCAGACTGCAATTCGGACGCGACCCACAGCCAATCTCGGCGAGGCGATATATACACCGGAGTGCTCGCTGACCCGCAGGTTGGATGGCAGTTACACGCTTGCGATCAGCGGCAGGGCGACACTGGATATCACGCCGCAGGGCATTCGATATGCACGCTGGTTCATGCCGATGTTTCTGAAGCGACTGAAAGCGGTTCAGATCGGCGTCGGCAGATCCATGTTCCATGGACCCGAAGCGCTGGCGCGCTGGACAAAGGATACCATTTCGCCTTTCGAGCGGATCCGTGTTCTCGACCCCACGCCGAGCCGCCGGACGATCGAGGCTATTCTAGAGGGCGTCACCGAGCAGTTTCCGGCGCTTAAGGGTGTCGAAATCGTTGACAGTTGGGGCGCCTATGTGGACTGCACGCCGGACGCGGTGCCGGTCATCTCGGCTTCCGATCACGTGAAGGGCCTTTATTTGGCGGCCGGCGGCTCCGGCCATGGCTTCGGCATTGGCCCCGGCATCGGCCGCCTGGCAGCCGACCTGGTTGCGAACGATAGGCCTTGCGTCGATCCCACGCCTTTCCGGCTGTCGCGCTTCTTTGACGGCTCGAGGGTCGAGGTCGGCGGGCTCTGA
- a CDS encoding haloacid dehalogenase type II, translated as MTTFRPKYITFDCHGTLINFQMAEAARDLYGDRMSEQKMLQFITDFSAYRLDEVMADWKPYAEVVHNALARTCKRNGVEFKDEDAQMVYERVPTWGPHPDVPAGLAKVAKEIPLVILSNAMNSQIMSNVEKLGAPFHAVYTAEQAGAYKPHFRAFEYMLDMLGCGPEDILHCSSSFRYDLMSAHDLGIKNKVWVNRGHEPANPYYGYTEIAGISGLPGVVGL; from the coding sequence ATGACTACTTTCCGCCCGAAATACATCACCTTCGATTGCCATGGCACTCTCATCAACTTCCAGATGGCGGAGGCGGCACGTGATCTTTACGGCGACCGAATGAGCGAGCAGAAAATGCTGCAGTTCATCACGGACTTTTCCGCATACCGCCTTGATGAAGTCATGGCCGACTGGAAGCCTTATGCGGAAGTGGTCCACAACGCATTGGCAAGGACCTGCAAACGCAACGGCGTCGAGTTTAAGGACGAAGACGCGCAGATGGTTTACGAACGTGTTCCCACTTGGGGGCCGCATCCAGACGTTCCGGCGGGTCTTGCCAAGGTGGCCAAGGAAATTCCACTGGTCATTCTGTCAAATGCGATGAACTCGCAGATCATGTCCAACGTCGAGAAGCTCGGCGCGCCGTTCCACGCCGTCTACACCGCCGAACAGGCCGGCGCCTACAAGCCGCACTTCCGGGCGTTCGAATATATGCTCGATATGCTTGGTTGTGGCCCGGAGGACATCCTGCATTGCTCCTCCTCATTCCGCTACGATCTGATGTCCGCACATGACCTCGGGATCAAGAACAAGGTTTGGGTCAATCGCGGTCACGAGCCGGCCAATCCCTATTACGGATATACCGAAATCGCAGGCATCTCCGGATTGCCCGGCGTCGTCGGGCTTTAA
- a CDS encoding FAD-binding oxidoreductase — MKFLSYWHDNAQAFTGAAEGPVDGHYDVAVIGGGFTGLGAARQLAKAGAKVVVLEAENVGWGASGRNGGHLNNGLAHSYLAARAELGKERAIALYNALDDSIDTIEALIAEEGIDCNFRRAGKLKLASTPQHFQAIARNFEAVNAEVDPDTALLGADDLKQEIRSPFFGAMLSKKSAMMHMGRYVTGLAEAAKRHGATIFENAAVTGHRQSDRRHHLKTGRGSVTADAVLVATGAYTPSTFGYFRRRIIAVGSFIIATRSLSEAEIAATMPGNRTCVTSKNIGNYFRLSPDNRLIFGGRARFSATSDHSSDAKIGAILKASLTEIFPQLARVEIDYCWGGLVDVTKDRFPRAGFHDGVWYAMGYSGHGAQLSTHLGMLIADAILGRPDRNPMKGLDWPAVPGHFGTPWFLPLVGMYYKMLDSVG, encoded by the coding sequence ATGAAATTCCTATCCTACTGGCATGACAACGCCCAAGCTTTTACCGGGGCCGCGGAGGGTCCGGTCGATGGCCACTACGACGTCGCAGTGATCGGCGGCGGCTTCACTGGTCTCGGCGCCGCCCGACAACTCGCGAAGGCGGGTGCTAAGGTTGTGGTGCTGGAGGCGGAGAATGTTGGCTGGGGCGCCTCCGGTCGCAATGGTGGGCACCTAAACAACGGGCTTGCGCATAGCTACCTGGCGGCAAGGGCGGAACTCGGCAAGGAGAGGGCGATCGCGCTTTACAATGCCTTGGACGACTCCATCGACACGATCGAAGCGCTGATTGCGGAGGAGGGCATCGACTGCAATTTCCGCCGCGCCGGGAAGCTCAAACTCGCCTCAACGCCCCAACATTTCCAGGCAATCGCCCGCAACTTCGAAGCCGTGAATGCTGAGGTCGATCCCGACACGGCGCTGCTTGGCGCAGACGACCTGAAACAAGAGATCCGTTCGCCCTTCTTCGGCGCGATGCTCTCGAAGAAGAGCGCGATGATGCATATGGGCCGATACGTCACAGGGCTTGCCGAGGCCGCAAAGCGTCACGGCGCGACGATCTTCGAGAACGCCGCCGTCACGGGCCATCGGCAGTCGGACCGCCGTCATCATCTGAAAACCGGTCGCGGCAGCGTCACCGCCGATGCGGTGCTTGTTGCCACCGGCGCCTATACACCCTCGACCTTCGGCTATTTCCGGCGCCGGATCATTGCGGTAGGCAGCTTCATCATTGCCACGCGTTCGCTGAGCGAAGCGGAGATTGCGGCGACGATGCCCGGCAACCGCACCTGCGTCACGTCGAAGAATATTGGCAACTATTTCCGGCTCTCGCCCGACAACCGACTGATCTTCGGAGGCCGCGCGCGCTTCTCGGCAACTTCCGACCACAGTTCGGACGCCAAGATCGGAGCGATCCTGAAGGCGAGCCTCACAGAGATCTTCCCGCAACTTGCCCGTGTCGAGATCGACTATTGCTGGGGCGGCCTCGTAGACGTCACCAAGGACCGGTTTCCGCGCGCAGGCTTTCATGATGGCGTCTGGTACGCCATGGGTTACTCCGGCCATGGCGCGCAGCTTTCGACCCATCTCGGAATGCTAATCGCCGACGCGATCCTCGGACGGCCGGACCGCAATCCCATGAAGGGGCTCGACTGGCCGGCGGTCCCGGGGCACTTCGGAACACCCTGGTTCCTGCCGCTGGTCGGCATGTATTACAAGATGCTGGACAGCGTCGGCTAG
- a CDS encoding Lrp/AsnC family transcriptional regulator: MKLDRIDIKILHVLQQNGRMTNVELAEMVNLSPSPCLVRLKNLQSEGYIEGYTALINIAKLGQALTVFTEVTLKNHRQTDFARFLAAIERIEQLIECHVISGGYDYLLKFVTTGIGEYQEIMERLVELDVGIDKYFSFVVLKSPIRKTQLPLTKLFQPG, encoded by the coding sequence ATGAAGCTAGATCGTATCGACATCAAGATCCTGCATGTACTCCAGCAGAATGGCCGGATGACGAATGTTGAGCTTGCGGAGATGGTCAACCTGTCGCCGAGCCCCTGCCTGGTGCGACTGAAGAACCTCCAGTCGGAGGGCTACATCGAAGGCTACACGGCGCTCATCAATATCGCGAAGTTGGGGCAGGCGCTGACGGTGTTTACTGAGGTTACGCTGAAGAACCATCGGCAGACCGATTTTGCACGCTTCCTTGCTGCCATCGAGAGGATCGAGCAACTCATCGAGTGCCATGTGATCTCGGGCGGGTACGATTATCTCTTGAAATTCGTGACCACTGGGATCGGCGAATATCAGGAGATTATGGAGCGGCTGGTCGAATTGGACGTCGGTATCGACAAATACTTCAGCTTCGTCGTGCTGAAATCGCCGATCCGCAAGACGCAACTACCGCTGACGAAGCTATTTCAACCCGGTTGA
- a CDS encoding phosphotransferase enzyme family protein: MGTPNDVVSDGGARHLDDNPSVREPFTEAYFEDAAATLATKPSSAGTPLSELLLRHYGVTGAISVLSSEAECTAEVKLLTGDQLILKTSTRPEGRDSFRFQVAALAGLKGAFGFAAPHIVRTNDAKLMFDEEKICGYLQTRLSGTPLHQVTATRDALYRVGQALARLSLALEPLSLPAIHRPVLWHVGCWSRLMGLAEHLPSEPVAASVRLAMNNYVDSIELQLREVAWQVTHNDPSPFNTLLTDNGVAFIDFGDGCWGPRIQDLAVAASLVVTDPTLAIGGAENLISGYASVLPLSALEAKLLVGLIKARQSALILINYWRARLFPAEAAYIKKNVGRAERGLSILSSLGVEEAELAVLRAVA; this comes from the coding sequence GTGGGTACCCCCAATGATGTGGTTTCAGACGGCGGTGCGCGTCATCTCGACGACAATCCGTCGGTCCGGGAGCCGTTCACTGAAGCATATTTTGAGGACGCTGCAGCAACTCTGGCGACAAAGCCGAGCTCTGCCGGAACACCGTTGTCCGAGTTGCTGCTGCGCCACTATGGTGTAACGGGAGCGATCAGCGTTCTCTCCTCGGAGGCTGAGTGTACCGCCGAGGTCAAGCTGTTGACCGGCGACCAGTTGATCCTCAAAACCTCAACGCGGCCCGAAGGAAGAGACAGTTTCCGCTTCCAGGTTGCGGCCCTTGCCGGACTGAAAGGCGCTTTCGGTTTCGCAGCTCCTCATATCGTGCGTACCAATGATGCCAAGTTGATGTTCGACGAGGAGAAGATTTGCGGCTACCTGCAGACCCGACTTTCAGGAACGCCGCTGCACCAGGTGACCGCAACTCGGGACGCCCTTTACCGGGTCGGTCAAGCGCTCGCCAGGCTCAGTCTGGCTCTCGAGCCTCTGAGTTTACCCGCCATCCACCGTCCAGTTCTTTGGCATGTCGGATGCTGGTCGCGGCTAATGGGACTAGCGGAGCATTTGCCTTCAGAGCCTGTCGCGGCATCCGTGCGTCTTGCCATGAACAACTATGTCGACTCCATCGAACTGCAATTGCGCGAGGTAGCCTGGCAGGTCACGCACAATGACCCCAGCCCGTTCAACACACTCCTCACCGATAATGGTGTCGCATTCATAGATTTTGGGGACGGCTGCTGGGGGCCACGGATTCAGGATCTGGCTGTTGCGGCGAGCCTCGTGGTGACAGATCCGACTTTGGCTATCGGAGGCGCAGAAAATCTCATCTCGGGTTATGCGTCGGTGCTTCCGCTTTCCGCGCTCGAGGCAAAGCTGCTCGTCGGGCTGATAAAGGCGCGGCAAAGCGCGCTCATCCTGATCAACTATTGGCGAGCCAGACTGTTTCCGGCGGAGGCAGCGTATATCAAAAAGAACGTGGGCCGCGCCGAACGCGGGCTCTCGATACTATCGTCGCTAGGGGTCGAAGAGGCAGAGCTCGCTGTGCTGCGTGCGGTGGCTTGA
- a CDS encoding RidA family protein, whose translation MSSFITIDTDRAPSPAGHYVQAKLAGQHLYISGQLPIRPDGAPLRDESFATQAGQAIDNMLAVLDAAGGTPSDLVRVTAYIVGVSNWPVFNQVYAARLGEARPARTVVPVPELHYGYLVEVDAIAVLPHDAPARQAENSPD comes from the coding sequence ATGTCCTCCTTCATAACTATAGATACCGATCGTGCGCCCAGTCCTGCAGGTCATTACGTCCAGGCGAAGCTGGCGGGCCAGCATCTCTATATATCAGGCCAGCTCCCGATCAGACCGGATGGAGCGCCGCTTCGCGACGAGAGTTTCGCGACGCAAGCCGGGCAGGCCATCGACAACATGCTGGCAGTTCTCGACGCCGCAGGCGGAACCCCCAGCGATCTCGTCAGGGTGACGGCCTACATCGTCGGTGTCAGCAATTGGCCAGTCTTCAACCAGGTCTATGCAGCAAGGCTAGGAGAGGCGCGCCCGGCCCGCACGGTGGTTCCAGTGCCAGAGCTCCACTACGGCTATCTTGTCGAAGTGGACGCCATCGCCGTGCTGCCGCATGACGCCCCTGCCCGGCAAGCAGAAAACAGCCCCGACTAA